The Alnus glutinosa chromosome 10, dhAlnGlut1.1, whole genome shotgun sequence DNA window CTCTTATGACCACTTCGGTTGTTCCTTTGGGAATTCTGTTTAGCACAACAGCAACTGCCATGCTGCTCCCATCTACCACCTTGACGCTTAGCTTAGGGTGTCTCTCTACATAAAGCTCACCATATCTATTAAGCTCCTCTCCCTGCATCGAACGAAGCCAACAAAAaggggtattttcataaagtaaaaaaattatgaaaagaaaTGTTATGGGTCATGACATGGATCCGGATTTCCCAAGTAGGGATAGAGATAATAACAAAGAATTTTGAACAGAGAGCCCTTGCTTGAGCAATAGACCCCACGAGTGAGCTCCCTACTTGGATAGCGAAGCCCCTCTCACATGCCCTTTTCCAAAGAGAAGGGGGAAGGATTAAGAGGAGGGATCCTCAATTGTAAGGGATCCTTAATTAGAGGtgaaaaaattgtttcaatTAACAGTTATTGTCTCTAATCGCTAACCGTAACAGCCTTAGAtgattattctatttttataaccgcAATCTCTCCTCCtcaggcggttagcggttatttaaaGCTATAACCACATCACATAACCAATTTAAATTTGGGCATATTTTTTGTGTTGAGCCTTCATTAGATCTCTTTTTTGGGCTTATATATTATAGATGTTTTttgggcttctttttttttttttttttacagaaatttcttacaaaccggtttgtaggaaatttcctacaacccacatataagattgacatgtgtccattggcatgtgagaagcatatgttatttatatagcatgtacttcttacatgattttttaatagcattaataaaaaatcatgtgcttctcatatgtTTAAAGGACATATGTCATTTTTCTATGTGGGttatataaaatttcctacaaaccaatttataaaaaatttctgttcttttttttttttgctgaatATATTGTGTCATTTAAAATCCCATATGAAATTACGTCGTGTGTGTGTACGTGCATGCTTGCGCGTGCGGTTAGTAACCGCCTTCACTTACCCCTAAAACCGCTATCTTAATGGTTTATGACGGTTATTAACCGCCCGCCTTAGCTTTCATGTAAAGACCTAGGGAAAAGTACGAGCCACATtgcactatcaccccaaaatgacaagttaatttggattttttctagaatttcctataaagctcagtttcacctagtaactaggcaatgtgggacttagcacttaTAATTATCTTtgtaaaccactcactctatgtaagctactcatcttctcaatatgggatcGATGTGTTACAAACTCTCCCTCTTAAACTCTTGACATCTTCGTCAGGACCACGTCATGTAGTGCTCTAATACCACATGGCCTGACATTATAACTTGGTCGCTCTAATAcaatttgtaacgacctagaGAAAAGCGTTAGCTACATCCGCGTTATCACTTCAAAATGACTGGTTAATTTTGAGTTTccttagaattttttataaagctcagtttcacctagtaactaagcaatataagacttaattagtactcatgactatctttataaactacttaCTCTATGTGGACTACTCATCTTCTTAATATGGGACCGGGAGATCCCTATCCCATGATATGCACATTCGTATGAAAATGGTTTCAAGTCTTTCTATGTAGGTTTAAAGCTTTCATCAGTCAAATCACTAGAAATTAGTAAACTTAATCCTTTAATTAAATGGTAAACTTAATCGTTTAAATTAAATGGGTTTAAACTTATGACATTTGCtttgatactatattaaatcatcacttgtccTAACAGCTTAAGCAGATAGGAAGtggtgaatttaataatttaattaatattctaacactctcccTCACATATAAACTCAAATTCCCTCTTAATAAGTGAAATATTTAACATGGTAAGTTGTAGAGTTAGTGTTCGAACTCAAGACGTTTATCTTTAATACCAcattaaatcactatttatttcaaaagattaaattgataggaaataataaacttaatcatttaaattaatattctaacacgtTCGGGTATAAACTTAATCACTTGGAGGTTATCATGTTAATTATATAAGGCCATTAAAAAGTTTCTATTGCTCATGCATGGGAAAGGAAGGAACTAAAACTTGCCTGATTTAAGAGACCGAGGCTCAACACTTTAGCTCCTCCTGCCTCTGCTTCCAGTATGGCTTCCTCGATCAAGCCATTGATAGACTCAATTTTCCATTGCAAAAAATActataacaaagaaaataaatcaaatgatCACAAAGGTACGTACGTAAGCAGGCTCATAAAACGTTTTGAAGAAACTTCACTTACTTCCGATCtctcatcacttttgcaataatatattttttaaactttaaaaaatattaatgtcaGGTCCTCATATTTTAAAAGTTTGCAATTTTATTCCCGTTAGGATTTAACTGAGatgccaaaattttaaaaatatctcatattttttttaaaaaaaaataataataataattttgcaaACATTCAGGTGTGCACCATGTatatgcttcttcttctttttaactgttttcctcttttgatttgatttttttttttaaattaagtgtagtttttttttttttaattaattttactgGAGTATAAGATATTTCACCTATTTGATGTttgatttaaccctaaattctaacggCATGCGCAGGAGTAACATACAAATTTTTGAAAGATGACGAGATctgacattgacattttttaaagtttaatagTACGATTACAGAAGTAATGAAACATCAAGGGTaagtaaatgatttttttttccaaacttttAGGTGGTGCATTAAATATAAGGGAGAAAAAATTAGATATAATTCTTACTTGAATGCTGTACTTTGGTATGGCCCAAGTCTGCAATCTCAGCTTATCAAGGCGGTGCCTCTCAACGACGAAAGTTCGTCCATACAACCAAGTTAACATCATGAAGAACAACGTGAGAGGCCAAATCAACCACATGTACCATTTTGATGTGTGGGGCTTCGAGGCCAAGGAGGCAAAACCAAGCCGGAGATGATAGATGGACTCCGGCGTGGTTAGATGCGTTAGGTGCACCACATCCGGCGATTCTGCTTCCCTTTTCAGTGAGGTTTCATACAATTCGTCGGTGGATTTGTCCATGGTGCCGTAGATGTAGTCATACAGTGGCATGAAAAGCGAATAATTTGTGCGAAATTGTGTATGATGCAAAGAGTGAAATCTGTGGTGCCAAATCCTTCTTCGTTATTCTCTTCggtcaaaaataacaaaaacaatagtaatttttctattataccatctatattaattaattattagggTAAATTACGACATTTTAGTGTACGTAACTTGGACCTAGaaactattaaaattaatattttgaattatttgagaTAGAAAATGGCCAGTTTAGATAGAAAATGTCACATCTAGCTTCCTAGCAAATGCATCTAAAGCGTTTTTGCATGActaattaccattttttttaatgaaaacacATTGCattaatgatgatgatgaaaaaaaatgcaaagatgtcaGAACAAATTGGAGGAGCGATTGTGTAGCCATTCCCCATCTGTTTAGAAGGGCCAACAGAACATATAGTGGTGGTCGTGCAGTCGTTCCCTCCTGAACAGTGGTGTGGCCACGTGATAGTTAGAGTTAGAAGCCTAATGAACTTTACTTGGGTGAAGCATCCAATCCACGTGATCATTAATATCCCTTCCAGAGTCCACGTGCTTATCATCGTTTCCGGTGGCAGCTCATGCGTGGATCGATCTTTATCATTTAGTAGATGGGTAGTTAGATAATTAATTATGTTGTAAGTAAttgagaaataaaatatttatttgaatagtagtaaaaagtgattgatgtgatataaaatttgtgaatgttttatgaaaaagtgaaaaagttttattttgtagtgaatttttttatttgaattgtaataaaaaattattgatgtgatgtaaaaaatataaaaaaattagaatgttttttatttgatttttttgagagaaatgaaaaaaaattaaaaatttattaatggGTTGCCAAACAACTTCGTTATCTTTATGTTGGGTAGAGTACTACGTTGTTCAAGTCTATGAGTCATATAATTAACCCTATGCTGGGTAGACTACTTGTTCAAGTCTAGGAATCATAAAGTAAGGTTAGTTTATCAAGTCTACGCAAGTCAAGTTAATTAgtttgttatatattattaGTAGTACTCTATTATTTCTAATAGGTTAGTTTGAGCCGCCACTTAATTGGAGTTCATTATcaacatatttttcattctattttcaCATTTCTCCGTTATTCATTCCTTCTATCAAAAAGCATGCATCACCACGCAGCCTCCTCAGAATGATACAAAGAAGGTAGCCATACAATCTTTACTAGAGGTGATATTTGAGATCAACAGAAGTGGTTAGGGATTGTTTTACAAAATTCACTAAGCTAGCCCAACTAAAAGCAATTTATTCAGTGAGCTTTTGGGTCCCTCCTGAACAATATGGGATCCAATAAAGGCTCTCTCTTCCTATTAGCAGCCTTAGATTCCTTTCATTTCCTCTAAATTGAAGAAAGTTTGTCAAGACATTGTCTTGCATGGTAGACTCAAAGGTTAATCCTTTTCTGGTATACATGCACTCTTTTATATGGCTTGtaaattcaaaagaaattaaatgggTAATTAATTTGCCACCTTCAAATGGGTGGTTGGGGTAATTAATAGATCCCTCTTATATCTTTTAAGGGTCGGTCACCCTCACAATTGGTTTGAGATGGCtagtcatttaaaattttatatcttTAAAGAAGTGGTGGGTTACCCCATAATTAATTTGAGATGGTTGGccattcaaaattttataactTTAAAGAAGTGATCAGTCACCCAACTCATAACTGGTTTGAGCTACTTCAACCACTCAATTAAGATTGTCCTAACCGCTGACCACTTTCTTAAAGAGAAAGATTGGTCGGACCACCCAGACCACGCTTTAGGGTGCTCGATCCGACCCTTCTtaacttcttttaattttaatttttttcatttttattaattatgtgaaaaaaaaaatctaaaaacttAGGGAAAATGGGAGGCTCCTGTCTCCCTATCTGCGAACACCTAATAAAGTACGTGTGGGTGTACGTGTCTCCCTGTGTGTGTCGAATATACAGTTTGGGGTATGATGGCAATGCAACGAAAAGTCACTTGTGTCAGTGAATTAATTATATGTAGTACttattttcctttcatttcatATTATCGGTCTCGTAGgaaattcaactttttaaagAGACTTTAATTAATACAATATCCTTTAAATAAAAAGATGTAAATTTTCATGCAAACCTATCATCTTCAATTTAAACTGAAATAAAACAGAATAAGAAAGtattcacttttaaaaaaatattaaaaaataaattaacacaatcaataaaatcgtacttatatattgatttttcaaaatagataataatatgagactatatatatatatatatatattactcacAAAAATATGTAttgttttacccttttttttctttttttcttttttttttcttttttttttttttgattaactCACCTCTATAAAGTTGTCAgccatttttaattttgctatcaaagttaaaaaaaattgcgatGTACCCttcaaagttttaaaaaatttcaattcaggCATTTCATCTAGTTTGACTAGTTTAACCGTCAAACTAGACGGAATTTTGACCACATGTGTGTCATGTGACTTTTTTTTAGGCAAATTTATCTGTTTTACCCTCACTCCAAAATGATGTCATCCTTTAGGgggtgaattgaaaattttaaaaactttgtagggtaaattacaatttttaaaaatattttttttaaaaaaaaaaaaaaaaaaactttaggggtggctgccggttggacagccacccccaaagtattttctttccttttttttaactcttttttttaaaaaataaaaaaaaataaaaaaaataaaataaaattgttttatttatttttattaaattttaatattttttatttttaaagaacaTGTGTCAGCTTCCTATTGAATGTCCCCAAAAGGGCAAAATGACATCGATTTAGAGTGGTCAAAATTCTGTCTAGTTTGACGGTCAAACCAAATGGAATGCCTAAATTGAAAATTCCATCCAAACATCTTAAGCATCATGAAATTTATCGGCAAGAAACACATCTCATGCTAGAAGTTAAagcaataatattaatatataaatatcatggtagaattaaattaaatgaaagcAATATATATTAGGTAGGTGGCTGAGGGAGATCGACTTACGAGGGGGTATACATGAAGTACTTGAGCGGGGGAAAGATGGAGAAGAGGCGCTTTGGAATGAGCTCGTAATTGCAGTGACCCAAGTTGTTCATGAAATCAATATATGTGACGTAACCGAAGAAGGACGTCATCGAGGCAGTTCCGGTGAACGACGTTGTCAACATTGGTATTGCGAACAGTATGAAATACACCAAGTGTTCCGCAAACGGATGGATCACAGCTGCCATATATGAACATCGATCAACAAATTAATTACTCTGTAATTAATAATCatgatataaattatatatattatatcttcttctttttcctgaGCAATATTCATCAtgatataaattatatcaaAGCGTTTATTTAGTGCATTaaattgacttaggcatcggagccaTGCATGTTGATGTTATCGATCTATTTCTTCTGCCTCAAAATAGatgaaaatttctaaaatatataaatattaacaaaataaaataaatagttttcaTGAAGACAAATGTCATGCCATAAGTCAATCACACTAGGGTGATGAGCTAATATATAGCTTTTGAATCGgtcattattataaaaataaaataaaaaataataatattatatttcgATCACACTACAATTACGCCATGTTGACGTGTTATGGACTAGTaattcttcgtttttttttttttaaacaatggtTGATCCAACATTAACATTGTACGCACGATTGTGGTGTGAAGAATAACATTtctcactaaaaaaaatttaaaatttaaaaacgatGGGCTACTAGCCCATGCCATGTCAGCATAATGTTATTTTGGTAGAATAATGCtagggattttatttttttctctcaaagttgatgcatcttttaaaatcaccattgaatcaaaatttaataataattcatcaaaaactcaatggtaattttaaaagatattcTCGATTTTGGTGTGAAGTATAAAATTACCCTTTCATGAAATATGTATCTAAATTTGAGTGACAAACACAAGGATGGATAAACTCCAAATTAAGCATACAACCCACCTATAAGTACTTTTAAAGGGTTatcatgtttattttgttttaacaaaTTAAAGACTTGCTATTTTCCAAACTTTCATATATTGTGGAGAAACAACAGTAACATTAACTATGCTATAAtcctaaaatcaaattttctttaagataaaaacccaaaaagttATTAGACAACCTTTTTGTACTTATGCATATAtaactcaaatatatatatatagtgttactTTTAATATTGAAAACATTAACTTGATTCTTATATTACAGTACTAAtagaaaatttatatttttggatgcAACAGTAGATACAATCAATGGACGTATGGACATAGGACTTGTGGTGTGGGATTATGAGGGGCGCGTAATGGCCAGCCACTTCCATCGgccaaaatttgattttttttatttttaatttgttttattttattatttttaattgaatatatgacacgtAGCAAtagtattataggaatatttaaacaaaatgaGCCTTTTTGGTACtctttggtagtttaggaggtcATATTAGTACACTTCGTAATTTAGGGGACTGCTTTAAAAACAGCTGGTAGGTTGGgaggcttttttaaatttatcctatatattttttatattttaaatttttaatatatatatatatatatatatataggtagatTATTAGTGGTTATTAATCGCCTCCACCTATCTCTAAAATCGCTAACCGCCCCGCCTTAGGCGGTCAGGGCGGGGAGATTAGCAACTGTGAGGCGGTTTTTTAGAGGCCTAGTAGAATTTTTCTAATATGAGAGTTTTTGTCTCACAAAGGGTCCTTTCAGTAGAACTTTTCTACTCAGATAAAAGAGTCTCTCACATAGTAGGAAacacaaaaaaagaacaaaaaaaaaaaaaaagaaagctacATTCATGACTTTTAAGTGCATGCACATTCCTTGACGTGGATTGATAAATTGAACAAGGATGACTCCATGGCTAGGCCAATTAGGCCACCGCATAAGGTCCTTAACTTATAAAATgcctttttatattaaatttgttaaaaaataaaatctgcattttctttatatataatatatatttatttaaattcaaTAAAACAACGTTATTTTGTTCTATTGTTGAATTTCACTGTTAGGAAATTCTTCtaatttgttttgatttaattgtctatatgttatccttttattattattatttttccaaatattttttccCTTCACCAATTATAAATAGATGACTCAAGAAGCTAAATAATGTATGAGATAGAAATTTCATGGCAAAATGATTAGAAAGTGTGATATGAATAATAGTGTTCAACTATAGATAATGTAATTTTGTGTTTACTAGAAGCAGGAATTACAACTTCAAGTTCCAAAATGCTCATTACCTTATATGCAGATAGCAAATAATAACCGTatttaataaccacaataaccgcgcggatgtggatacctaaaagtgataactgcATTACGTGAATGCGGATACATATATTGCTAATAACCGCGCGCATCCGCATCAGCTTTTTCACTTCTAGACTTAtgagggttaaaaaaaaaatgatgtcttaaaaaatatattccaagcTAAAGCATgaccaacttttttttattttattttctgtcatCACTTTTAATCTTTTGCTTCTTGGCTCtatcattctttatttatttatttatttgatattttatatgttattcTTACAATCAGATGCGACCTCATATCGTTAATTTTAGTACACACCTAATTAAATCCTACTTACAATCGtttaagaaatataaaatagattagtAATATTATCTATTGAGaacaatatattaacaaacTTGAACATGAAAATTTGATTAGTAATTTTACATTTCAAAAAGTTagaagaataatttttaaattaattttgctaatatattaatatttcaaaattaaaaaggccCCATTTTAACTTGTTTCATTACAACTTAGAAAGTATGTACTTAAGAGTACATGTATGTTTCAAAAAAAGGGATCAAAAAAATCCGAAATGAAATTTGTGGCCGAACCATTTCAAAGGCctaaaaaatatagaaagaaaGTAGTGTAGATTGTACTTACAAGTTATAGGCTCGGTGACAATAGAGGAATGGTGATGAGAATGGTAGCGAGAGTAAAGGTAATGGTGGTGCAATGCTCTGTGGAACCAGTAATAGAGGAACTCCACCGGGCCTGCATGCATCAGAATTGCCATAATTACCCCGTCGGTCTTCCACGCCGGCAGGTATAAAGTCCCGGGCAGTAGTTTGCTTACTGTGGCCGCGTAGAATATTGTTCCATTCAACAATATCTGGTCATCCCTGCCCAAAgattatacaaatatatatacataaacaaaagaaataaatcattAAAAACCATACGTAGTTTACGTGTGTTTGTGTTTATACACACCAGTTGCTTTCCCTGTCAACTTGTTCAAATTCAAGGCCCTTGTCGACGATGGAGTTGTTGCCTTTGGCAGTCCAGTAACGAGAGAGGCTAATCCATATCTGGTTGTGAAGCATCCTCCACAGCAGAAATGGGAATATGAGAAGGTTGGAAAGGTTCCTTTCACTCTCATCTTTGGTTACAAATGAGTATGTGCTGTGAATGACCCAAGGAGCCAGGACTAGGTACTGATCAAGAAAcccatatatattaattagaacaacaatatatatatatatatatatatatatatatatatatataagttggtAAGACAAAACCCAAATCATAACAATAATAtagaaatgttatttaatagacttTACGTTATACTACTTTCATACAATTAGAATGATGACATGacaattaaaatcaaattaaagACTGTCACGTAATCTTATTTATATGACAGTCAAATAACAGTCTACGAAATaacattatataataataataagaagaagaagaagaagaagaaaaagaaaaataagagctATTTGATCAACATGATCAGGGTACTAATCAGGATACTTTCATCATTAGCACTAGAAGTCTTTTGCAGTTAAATGAAGAGCAGTTTAATTATTTGTTCCCGGTCATCTAAGTGCATCTCCAACAGAATTGCTACTTTAactaaaatagtcaaatttgactatttttgcacctttttttttcttggccttttttcctt harbors:
- the LOC133880250 gene encoding very-long-chain aldehyde decarbonylase CER1-like isoform X1, translated to MASKPGILTDWPWKSLGSLKYLVLAPWVIHSTYSFVTKDESERNLSNLLIFPFLLWRMLHNQIWISLSRYWTAKGNNSIVDKGLEFEQVDRESNWDDQILLNGTIFYAATVSKLLPGTLYLPAWKTDGVIMAILMHAGPVEFLYYWFHRALHHHYLYSRYHSHHHSSIVTEPITSVIHPFAEHLVYFILFAIPMLTTSFTGTASMTSFFGYVTYIDFMNNLGHCNYELIPKRLFSIFPPLKYFMYTPSFHSLHHTQFRTNYSLFMPLYDYIYGTMDKSTDELYETSLKREAESPDVVHLTHLTTPESIYHLRLGFASLASKPHTSKWYMWLIWPLTLFFMMLTWLYGRTFVVERHRLDKLRLQTWAIPKYSIQYFLQWKIESINGLIEEAILEAEAGGAKVLSLGLLNQAKELNRYGELYVERHPKLSVKVVDGSSMAVAVVLNRIPKGTTEVVIRGRVTKVAYALAFTLCQRVIEVVILREDEYVKLKKSFNSKSETKLSFSRSYAQKTWLVGDGLDEEEQLKAQKGTLFIPFSQFPPKKLRKDCSYHSTPAMVTPRHLENLHSCENWLPRRVMSAWRVAGIVHALEGWDEHECGYTMSNIEKVWQATLRHGFQPLMFPTQSKY
- the LOC133880250 gene encoding very-long-chain aldehyde decarbonylase CER1-like isoform X2 produces the protein MASKPGILTDWPWKSLGSLKYLVLAPWVIHSTYSFVTKDESERNLSNLLIFPFLLWRMLHNQIWISLSRYWTAKGNNSIVDKGLEFEQVDRESNWDDQILLNGTIFYAATVSKLLPGTLYLPAWKTDGVIMAILMHAGPVEFLYYWFHRALHHHYLYSRYHSHHHSSIVTEPITSVIHPFAEHLVYFILFAIPMLTTSFTGTASMTSFFGYVTYIDFMNNLGHCNYELIPKRLFSIFPPLKYFMYTPSFHSLHHTQFRTNYSLFMPLYDYIYGTMDKSTDELYETSLKREAESPDVVHLTHLTTPESIYHLRLGFASLASKPHTSKWYMWLIWPLTLFFMMLTWLYGRTFVVERHRLDKLRLQTWAIPKYSIQSINGLIEEAILEAEAGGAKVLSLGLLNQAKELNRYGELYVERHPKLSVKVVDGSSMAVAVVLNRIPKGTTEVVIRGRVTKVAYALAFTLCQRVIEVVILREDEYVKLKKSFNSKSETKLSFSRSYAQKTWLVGDGLDEEEQLKAQKGTLFIPFSQFPPKKLRKDCSYHSTPAMVTPRHLENLHSCENWLPRRVMSAWRVAGIVHALEGWDEHECGYTMSNIEKVWQATLRHGFQPLMFPTQSKY
- the LOC133880250 gene encoding very-long-chain aldehyde decarbonylase CER1-like isoform X3; its protein translation is MASKPGILTDWPWKSLGSLKYLVLAPWVIHSTYSFVTKDESERNLSNLLIFPFLLWRMLHNQIWISLSRYWTAKGNNSIVDKGLEFEQVDRESNWDDQILLNGTIFYAATVSKLLPGTLYLPAWKTDGVIMAILMHAGPVEFLYYWFHRALHHHYLYSRYHSHHHSSIVTEPITSVIHPFAEHLVYFILFAIPMLTTSFTGTASMTSFFGYVTYIDFMNNLGHCNYELIPKRLFSIFPPLKYFMYTPSFHSLHHTQFRTNYSLFMPLYDYIYGTMDKSTDELYETSLKREAESPDVVHLTHLTTPESIYHLRLGFASLASKPHTSKWYMWLIWPLTLFFMMLTWLYGRTFVVERHRLDKLRLQTWAIPKYSIQYFLQWKIESINGLIEEAILEAEAGGAKVLSLGLLNQGEELNRYGELYVERHPKLSVKVVDGSSMAVAVVLNRIPKGTTEVVIRGRVTKVAYALAFTLCQRVIEVVILREDEYVKLKKSFNSKSETKLSFSRSYAQKTWLVGDGLDEEEQLKAQKGTLFIPFSQFPPKKLRKDCSYHSTPAMVTPRHLENLHSCENWLPRRVMSAWRVAGIVHALEGWDEHECGYTMSNIEKVWQATLRHGFQPLMFPTQSKY